The nucleotide sequence ACGTGGCCCATCTCGTGTGGATAGGTTCGATTAATTCGGCGCAAAAGCACAAGGTCATACAGGGGATCGGGCGGAGCGGGCAGTCCGAGTTGAATCCAGTCGTTAACCTGGGCGACCAGCCCTTCATCAGCTATTCGCACATAATCACACGTGCCGCTGGGTCCAAATCCGCGGAGCCACACTTCACGCGGTACCTCAGTTGTGAAGGCCTCTGCCTATTTCTGCTGATCCAGTCGTTCAAGGATTTAGCCCGCCGAGCCGGGTTAAGTCCGCGCAACCCGGCCGGAATCGGTCTCGGAACTCGGCATTTCGATTTTCAATTTTCGATTTTCGATTTTCTCGAATGTCAATCGTCAACCCCGCCTCCGTCACCCAAATCGTCGTGCCTCCCGCGCTGAGCTTAAACGCAAACGGCTCGTCCCACTGCCCCTCATTGGCCACGAAGAAGACACTCTGCCCTTGGCGGCACATGTCTCCATGTGCCCCATCTCTGGCGCTGGCAGCGCCCGCGACCCCCAACATCAGGATGAACAGCGACTTGTACATTTTAAGCCACAGCGATTGACTTTTTGACCAAAATTTCGTATATTATGAGCGTCCAAGTGGGTCAGAGTCAGCTCTCAACTCCTCATCTATCATCTATCTTCGTTCATCTATCGGCCATTGCTGGCGATGCAATCTACCTCGACAAAAACCGTACAAGCTTCTGATTCTCAAAGAGTAAACCAGTTCGTTTGGGCAAACAATGTCCTCGCATGCCCTCCTCAACGTCGTCGTTCATCCTTCATCGTTTCAGCCTGAGTTCGTTCCGTCAATTACCGTGCATCTCCCCACCCCGCGCCCACTTACCCTATCCGAATTTCCGCTTTCTGCTCTCCGCTTGCTTCCGTTCTGCCGACCATCCACTTCTTCATCACCAACAACCCCAGCGGCGAAATCAGCGCGATCACGCCGTAAATCATCCACAACGCCCCACTGTCCTGCGCGCCCTGCTCGGGAATGAACTTCTCCAGCATGAATCCCGAATAGAAACCTGTCGTGAACTTCGCGAAAAACCACGGAATCCCCGCCAACCCCATGTACGCCCCCACCCGTCCCGCCGGAGCGAGATCTGCAATGTACTCAAAGAACCGGCTCGACCAGATCGCCTCGCCGATCGAAAACACGAATATGTAAGTGATCAGCAGCGTCAAATCCGGCGCGGGCGCGAGAATGAACGTCGCCGCCGCGGAGATCACCGTCCCCAGCACCATCATGAATATGATATCCACCTTGCGCGTCAACGCCGCCACCAGTGGAACCGCTACCGTGATAATCAGTGGATTCAACCCCTGAAACCACTCATATCGCGCGCCGACAGATTCCGGAAAACAGCGCATGATGTAGTGCGGCATCGTCAACCACTGATGCGCGAACATCGTCCGCACCGGCAGCAGAATGAAGATGAATGCCATGAACCGCGCATCGAGAATCGGCAGCGCCTTGAGCTTCTGCTTCAGCGTCGCGTGCTCAGGCCTCGGCGGCTCGATGTGTACCACCCGGTCACGATCCTCGACCTTGCGCGTAAACAGGAGCAGAATCGCCACCAGCACCACGCCGTTTACCGCCGCCATTGTCCAGAACACCGCCTCGATCCCGCCGCGCTCGCGGATGAACGGAGACATGTAGCTCTCGATCACGATCCCGAAATTCATGATCGCATAGATCAGACTGTAACTGATCGCCGACGTGCGCGGATCCGAAAATTCCTTCGCTCCCGCATACAGCGACGGCTGCAACACTCCCGTTCCCAAGGCCATCAGTGCGAGACTCGTCCAGAGCAGCACTCCGGTCGCATCGAACAGCGGACTCGAGGTCAGGAAGATCCGGCCCAACAATAAGAATAGCAGCGACACCATCAGCGCCTTGCGCACGCCGAGCCGGTCTGACACGAACCCACCGAAAAACATGAACAGCGTCACCGCACCCGTGAACACCGACACCGCCACACCGGTCATGGTATCCGTTAGGCCCAACTGATCGTGAATGAACAGCGTCAGCAGATTCAGAATACCGAAGTACGCAATGCCGTCGCCGAAATTGACCAGATTGACCAGCCAATAGGCGCGCGAGGCGCGGAACATGATGCGAAAGCTCTCGCGCATCGATAGATTCTTGGATTCTGCCTGAGAATCCGTTGCGGGGGTAGTGCTCACAGGGGAAATGGATTTGGGCCGGCGGGAGAGATGCGACTCTGACTATGGTCCGTGGAAATGAATCGCCACAAGGTAAGCTATTTGTGCGATATCCTCAAGGCCGACGCAGCGATCCATCCCGACCAAAGAGGCGCACCCCGGAGCTCAACCGTCCCGTCGGTACAAGTTGAGATTCTGTAAGACCTTTAATTTCAAATACATGACAGCGACTCCGCTGGAACTCGAATTGCAACCGGATGGCGACGGTTCTGTGGCCGGGGCCGAAGCGACTTGACTTTCCCTGTCCGCCGGGGTATCATGTAACTGCTCCTCAATCGCTGCCGTCGATCGGAACATCGGTCACTTCCGCCCGGCAGCAATAATCGAGATTTCTTACGGCATGCGAATCCGAATCCTGACACGGTTGTCGTTGCTGCTTCTGATGACGGTGCCTGCGTTATCGCTGGATTTCTACCTGGATCCGGATACGCTGCAAGCCAGCGCCGGTCAAGAGGTCACACTCTCCGCTCGGATCACGGCCAGCGATCTGCTGCGAAGCTTCACGGTTTACCTGGCCTACGATACGAATGTTATCGATCTGATCCCGCCTCTGCTGCCGGGACCTCTGGTCGCCGGACACAGCGGACTGCAATTCGACTACTTCGATCATGCGCCGATGCACCCGACACTACTCGAGGTGACCGCGACCATCATCGGGTCCGATCTCTGGCAGGGACCGGGCGA is from candidate division KSB1 bacterium and encodes:
- a CDS encoding MFS transporter produces the protein MRESFRIMFRASRAYWLVNLVNFGDGIAYFGILNLLTLFIHDQLGLTDTMTGVAVSVFTGAVTLFMFFGGFVSDRLGVRKALMVSLLFLLLGRIFLTSSPLFDATGVLLWTSLALMALGTGVLQPSLYAGAKEFSDPRTSAISYSLIYAIMNFGIVIESYMSPFIRERGGIEAVFWTMAAVNGVVLVAILLLFTRKVEDRDRVVHIEPPRPEHATLKQKLKALPILDARFMAFIFILLPVRTMFAHQWLTMPHYIMRCFPESVGARYEWFQGLNPLIITVAVPLVAALTRKVDIIFMMVLGTVISAAATFILAPAPDLTLLITYIFVFSIGEAIWSSRFFEYIADLAPAGRVGAYMGLAGIPWFFAKFTTGFYSGFMLEKFIPEQGAQDSGALWMIYGVIALISPLGLLVMKKWMVGRTEASGEQKAEIRIG